The genomic stretch ATGGATATCCTGTTCCATCATAATTTTCATGATGATACATAGCTATATTTTTTGCCATCTTAAAACGTTCATCATCACCAAATATTTTATCAGCTAATACTGTATGTTTTTTCATTTCCTCATATTCATCTCTTGTTAATCCTCCTGGCTTATTTAAAATTTCATGTTTAATCATAAGTTTCCCTATATCATGAAGAGGAGCATACGCTTCTATATCACTTACAAACTTTGCGCTGTATCCCATTTTCTTCGCAATTATTTTAGAATATTTTGCCACCCTTTCAATATGATTACCCGTTATTTCATCATATTTTTCTGCAATTGAGGACAAGTGTGCTGAGAATTTTCTATATGATTCTTCTAAATCATTATATGCTTTTTCAATTTGCAAATATAAATCTTCAAGTTCTTTATTTGTTGCTTCTAATTCCTCTGTTGATGCACTAATTTCATCAAATAATTCCAAAATTTCTTTCACCGAATAAAACTCTACTTCTTTTAATTCTTTTAATTCTTCAAAGTAAAATTCCTCATTTTTTATAGGTTGTATAACATCTTCAAAATCTCTTTCTGAAACATTCAAAAAACTTTGTTTATCCAATATCCTCAATTCTTTCAAAAAATTTTCCATACTTTTAATTATTTTAGAAAATTCCATTTCAAATATATTCATAAAATTAAGATTTTTCTTTCTATCAACAAAATTCCATATAATAATTATTAACATTATCAATGAAATTACCAAATTATATAGCAACTGATTAGTTATATCAACAAAAGTATATAATGTTATTTCATTCCATTTTGAAGGAAAATTTATATATAATCTACCATCTAAATATAGAATTTTACTGATTGATTTTAAATTATATTTTGAATATATTATTTCATTCTTTTTATTCTTTATAGCAACAAAATAATTAGAATCATTTCCAAAATTTATTTTTTCTAATTCTCCAACTAAATAAGTTTTATTAAATTTACCTCCGATATATAAACGAGATATCTCATCGTTAGTTTTAAAAATAAAAATACCTGAATTATTGTTGGTTAATTCATAATAAAAATTAGTATCTGATATATTATTTTCTTTATCAAATATTGGTGGTAACGCTTTTCTAATATTTCCTTTTTCATCTATAACATAAAATTTAGAAATATTAATATCTTCTAATAACTTTTCATCATTAATAATACTAATATACTTCAAATGATAATAATAATTATTCATCATATCATTAAACTTATTTAAATTAATTTTAGATATGGATTTCAAATTTGAATTTATATTCAAAAAAAACAATATCCACAATATGAATATAATCAATAAAAAGATTATATTTTGAATTGTGGAATTTTTTATATGTTTTTTAATTAGTTCGCTATATCTCATATTTTGACCTCTTAATTTTAAATGTTTTATTAACTCAAAATTAATATATCAGATGATTAATTAATTTTCTATTCGATTATAACATAAAATATATATTTTCTCAAGATCATGGGAACAATTATTATTATATATAATTCAAATTCTATTCATTATATTTTTCGACAAAAAAGTCAAAAAACCTTAATATTTTGATATAATAAAAATGAAAATTATATATGGTTATATAATTTTAAAAAGCGAAATTGTTATTCAAATCTATATTAAAACAATGGAAGGGGGAGAGAATTTATGTTAAATGATATTGAAATTGCTAAAAAGACTAAATTAAGAAAAATAAATGATATTGCTAAAGAATTAAAAATCGATGAACAATTTATTCATCAATGTGGTCATCATATTGCAAAAATTTCTCATCATTATTTAAGAGAACTAAATCAAAAAGAAAATGGAAAATTAATTTTAGTTACAGCGATAAATCCAACACCTGCCGGTGAAGGAAAAACTACAACAAGTATAGGTCTTTCTATGGCAATAAACAAATTAGGGAAAAAATCAATAGTTACACTTAGAGAACCTTCATTAGGTCCTGTTATGGGTATAAAAGGTGGTGCAGCTGGTGGAGGTTATTCGCAAGTTTTGCCTATGGAAGATATAAATCTTCATTTCACTGGTGATATTCATGCCGTTACAACTGCGCATAATCTTGTTTCTGCAGTGATAGATGCGCATATAAAATATGGCAATGAATTAAATATAGATGAAACACGTATTTTTTGGAAAAGGGCTATGGATATGAATGACAGGGCTTTAAGACAGATTGTTATTTCATTAGGAGGACGCGCAAATGGTTATCCCAGAGAAGATGGTTTTGTAATTACAGCAGCTTCTGAAATTATGGCAGTATTATGTTTAGCAGAAGACATTCCTGATTTAAAAAGACGATTACAGAATATTGTAATTGCAAGAAACATAAAAGGAAAACCTATTACTATTGGCGATTTGAAAATAGAAGGCGCTTTAGCTGTTGTATTAAAAGATGCCTTAAATCCCAATTTAGTCCAAACAATTGAAGGTACTCCCGCCTTTATACATGGTGGCCCTTTTGCAAATATTGCTCATGGAACAAACTCATTAATTTCCACTAAAATGGCTTTGAAAATTTCCGATTATGTTGTAACAGAAAGCGGATTTGGTGCCGATCTCGGAGCAGAAAAATTCCTTGATTTTGTATCTCCCGCAGCCGGATTCAAACCAAACGTTATAGTATTAGTTGCAACGATTAGAGCATTGAAATATAATGGTAAAGCAAAAGAACTTGACAAAGAAGACATGGATGCTTTAAGAAATGGAATCGTTAATTTAAGAATACATATTGAAAATCTTCAAAAATTCGGGATACCAATTGTTGTTGCTTTAAACAAATTTGATACTGACACTGATACTGAAATAAAATATGTTGTTGATTTTGTTGAAAATATGAATACTCCCATAGCAATAAATAACGCATATTATGAAGGTTCTAATGGTGCTTTAGAACTTGCTCAAAAAGTAATCAATGCTGCAGAAAAAGATAGTGAATTAACAACAATATATAACTGGCATGATCCGCTGGAAGTAAAAATAATGAAACTTGCAAAAGAAATATATAGAGCAAAACATGTTGATTATGAATTGTCTGCAAGAAACAAAATTAAATTTTTCAAAAAATTCGGATACGATCACCTTCCTGTAATAGTTGCAAAAACTCAATATTCAATTTCAGACGATCCAAAAAAATTAGGCGCTCCATCTAATTATAACTTTACTATTAGAGATTTCGAATTGTCTGCAGGTGCAGGATTTATTGTTGCATTAGCTGGTGAAATAATGAGAATGCCTGGATTACCTAAAATATCAAATGCCGTTCATCTTGATATTGATGCAAAAGGTAATA from Marinitoga hydrogenitolerans DSM 16785 encodes the following:
- a CDS encoding HD-GYP domain-containing protein; translated protein: MRYSELIKKHIKNSTIQNIIFLLIIFILWILFFLNINSNLKSISKINLNKFNDMMNNYYYHLKYISIINDEKLLEDINISKFYVIDEKGNIRKALPPIFDKENNISDTNFYYELTNNNSGIFIFKTNDEISRLYIGGKFNKTYLVGELEKINFGNDSNYFVAIKNKKNEIIYSKYNLKSISKILYLDGRLYINFPSKWNEITLYTFVDITNQLLYNLVISLIMLIIIIWNFVDRKKNLNFMNIFEMEFSKIIKSMENFLKELRILDKQSFLNVSERDFEDVIQPIKNEEFYFEELKELKEVEFYSVKEILELFDEISASTEELEATNKELEDLYLQIEKAYNDLEESYRKFSAHLSSIAEKYDEITGNHIERVAKYSKIIAKKMGYSAKFVSDIEAYAPLHDIGKLMIKHEILNKPGGLTRDEYEEMKKHTVLADKIFGDDERFKMAKNIAMYHHENYDGTGYPFRLKGEDIPIEARIVALADIYDALRSERPYKDEYTHEEAYNIIVKGDFKTKPSIFDPEVLEVFKKYHLEFDKIYTEYKKRERIEIEKFDKVD
- a CDS encoding formate--tetrahydrofolate ligase yields the protein MLNDIEIAKKTKLRKINDIAKELKIDEQFIHQCGHHIAKISHHYLRELNQKENGKLILVTAINPTPAGEGKTTTSIGLSMAINKLGKKSIVTLREPSLGPVMGIKGGAAGGGYSQVLPMEDINLHFTGDIHAVTTAHNLVSAVIDAHIKYGNELNIDETRIFWKRAMDMNDRALRQIVISLGGRANGYPREDGFVITAASEIMAVLCLAEDIPDLKRRLQNIVIARNIKGKPITIGDLKIEGALAVVLKDALNPNLVQTIEGTPAFIHGGPFANIAHGTNSLISTKMALKISDYVVTESGFGADLGAEKFLDFVSPAAGFKPNVIVLVATIRALKYNGKAKELDKEDMDALRNGIVNLRIHIENLQKFGIPIVVALNKFDTDTDTEIKYVVDFVENMNTPIAINNAYYEGSNGALELAQKVINAAEKDSELTTIYNWHDPLEVKIMKLAKEIYRAKHVDYELSARNKIKFFKKFGYDHLPVIVAKTQYSISDDPKKLGAPSNYNFTIRDFELSAGAGFIVALAGEIMRMPGLPKISNAVHLDIDAKGNITGLS